The genomic window TCAAAGTCCACTTCCTTTCTGTTTTCAGCGTGTTTCCACATTTACCCATAAGCATGTCCATATTGTTAGTTATAAAAACTTTAATAAATCAAAACTTTAGGTCAAATCTGTGAGTGTTTTCGTTAATAGGCTAGTTTTTGGGAAGTATCATTCTCCTTTATTGTGATTGAAATCACCTGCTGTCTTTATGCAGAATATTAAAATATAAGTATGAGGTGAGAAAATGAGAAGAAACTGGTCAATTTCTCTAGAGCATGGAGAATATGAGGAGGATATAGAGTTACTTGTCAAGGATGCCATTAATGCGGTCGAGCAAACGAAAAAGGGCTACTATGTGAATGTTGTGACACCTGCTGTATTTGACCATCCTGGTCACTATTTGACAGAGGCTTTAGTTCTATATTTTGGCAGCAGCATTCACATCAATTATATTGATCAATGCGGCTGTGGGGGGCATGTGCTAAGAGTATGGAAAAAAGAATCGAGCAATTAGGG from Bacillus sp. DTU_2020_1000418_1_SI_GHA_SEK_038 includes these protein-coding regions:
- a CDS encoding CGCGG family rSAM-modified RiPP protein; this translates as MRRNWSISLEHGEYEEDIELLVKDAINAVEQTKKGYYVNVVTPAVFDHPGHYLTEALVLYFGSSIHINYIDQCGCGGHVLRVWKKESSN